A genomic region of Papaver somniferum cultivar HN1 chromosome 7, ASM357369v1, whole genome shotgun sequence contains the following coding sequences:
- the LOC113300507 gene encoding uncharacterized protein LOC113300507, with product MEFHLLWNASGKLYGSSSAMPMLSIFLWLLAHGRTLVMDNMRRRGLDISSICPLCYCEEDTISHLFLTSQRVIHIWSAFSDAYRINIQSSNLSIWCNRNSLIYSNKTFDWRTVIHTAYNAAYVYSRATINSLTVAHEEPIYVRLLPPNDGYVKLNVDESSNDAGHASRGIFREDDGHFMDAFA from the exons ATGGAGTTTCATCTTCTATGGAATGCAAGTGGAAAACTTTATGGCAGCTCAAGCGCGATGCCCATGTTAAGCATTTTTTTGTGGTTATTGGCTCATGGTCGGACTTTAGTAATGGATAATATGCGGCGTAGAGGACTGGATATCTCTAGTATCTGTCCTCTTTGTTATTGTGAGGAGGACACTATTTCACATCTCTTTCTCACTTCTCAAAGGGTTATACATATATGGTCTGCTTTCTCCGATGCTTATCGAATCAATATTCAGTCTTCTAATCTGTCG ATCTGGTGTAATCGAAACAGTCTTATTTATTCTAATAAAACTTTTGATTGGAGGACTGTTATTCACACTGCTTATAATGCTGCTTATGTGTATTCTCGAGCCACTATTAATAGCCTCACTGTTGCTCACGAGGAGCCAATTTATGTTCGTTTATTACCTCCTAATGATGGCTATGTTAAGTTGAATGTCGATGAATCTTCGAATGATGCAGGACATGCAAGTAGAGGTATTTTCCGTGAAGATGATGGACATTTTATGGATGCTTTTGCGTAG